GCCGATATTTAATTGGATGACGATGGTAAATGAGTAATGAATCATAAAACTCAATGACACTTCCAATGGGTTATGAATgaatataatagtaatagtacaTATTTATGTTAATCTAATATAGTAGCCAAACCgtttaatttgaatataattttttattcggtCTGATAGGCTGGTGTTGTCTATAAGAACAAACGGCGGCATAAATCGaccaatcaaaattaataccaGACAATTTTGTCGGGAGACTGGCTATTATATTAAGCTGACCAACGATCAACCGGTGGGTTTATGAAAAGTGCTGATGATACTCACAAAAGAAACAAAAAGTACATTGTTGTTAAactaaaagttaaaaaaaaaagttaattatgaTTGATGGATTATTTAATCTGATTGTACTTACATTGTGGTATCTTCGGGGAGTAGCCAAGGACGCAACACTCAGACCACGGGTAATTTCTAGTCGGAGCAAAACCAAGGCGCGACACGTTACATTAGTGGCAGCCATTTTTAAGGTAAACACGGTTAAAATCACAATAAAACACTTGtcgttttagtttttatttattaaaaaaatatgtttttcgTCTGGGTTTTTTCTTTACTGTTTCGAGGCTCATACACTGAGTCGCGGTCGGGTTGTGTTGTCTACTAGACACGATAGAGTGTAAataaagagagagagagaccATCGGCCGCTCTCGAGCCACTGGGAGCGAACACCGGAGCCGAATAGGGTTCCGAGCGCGCCAGCGGCGTCTCTGCGCAAGTTCTTTTGCGCAATTATAGTTATCAACCaggtacatttttttaaatttgccgCGTTTTTTGATTATCGGTTAAGCACAGATGCGCACGCAGTTACGAATGCTTGAAGAAGGGATCCAGGTCTAAACTAAAGGCTGGAATACAATATCCTAACCTTACTGTGTATAAAATACTTGATAAAGGTaagcatattttttatatcattttttaagatgaaaattGCTCTATgtgactaataaaattttattgataatttcagATTTTCATTTGCGActaagagtaaaaaaaaaaaaatatttgaccaTGTCGGAAGAGGATAAGAAAATTGACGATTCAAAACAAcctatttttttgaatttgagTGCTGATAATCCAGAAACAGTTGTAACTGAAAGTTTATGTGGCAATTGTCTtaaaaatgtatgaaaaagtattttattttatttttttcatcagattaaGGTAGCtttaattgtattattttcttttttcatcaTAGGGTGAAACTCGTATGTTGTTGACTAAAATTCCTCATTACAAAGAAGTTGTTTTAATGTCGTTTAATTGTCCTCATTGTGGAAATGAAAACAATGAAATACAAAAATCTGGGATAATAAGCGATaaaggaataaaaataaaacttacaatAACAACAGAAAAAGACCTGAATCGCCAAGTTGTTAAATCAGATTATACGAGTATTAAAATTCCTAaattagattttgaaattcCGGCTAAGTCTCAAAAAGGCGGTGAGTAtacattcatattttttatttttttttttattttatttaaccccgcttttcagacttctgtctCGATGGGGGTACGGCCGAGACCGGAGCGGGActccaggctgatcggtacattGAGTTTGgcagagtaaaaaaaaaaaaaaaaaaaaattcatatcttATAAGAATGATATTGCTAGAATTTtacaagtaaaattatttttatcttgtttGTCTCTTTCATTGAAGcaaattgatttaatatttagcATTAAATAGAGTTGACGtcgaatagaaaaattttaattgaatctTTCTCTGCCCGTAATTGatgtaatataaattgaaatacacaattgTTGTTTACAGAGATAACTACTGTTGAGGGAATAATTGACAGAAGCATTGAAGGCTTAGAGCAAGACCAGCCGAGAAGACGTGAAGAAAATCCCGAAATAGCTATTGATATCGATCTCTTTCTTGCCAAGTTACGTGGGCTTAAAGTTATCGATGAGCCATTTGATATTATCTTTGAAGATATTTCAGGAGAAGTTTATGTTGAAAATCCAAATGCTCCACACCCAGAcagaaattgtaaaatttctcatttcgTAAGATCTCAAGCacaagataatttattaggAATTTATTCAGAGTATAACAATGAACTATTGAAACCTGTTGGCAAAGATGAATTTACGTATGAAGATATGCAAAATGAAGTTCTACAATTTCCAACTAATTGTCCTGAGTGTAGCTGCCCATGTAGTACAAACATGAAAGTAACTAGTATCCTTTTACACGATATacgatttaatttaatctctTCATTTCAGATGTTTATTGCGAGCTATTAAAttccttaattaaaattagaaatacCACACTTCAAGGAAGTCGTAATAATGGCAACGAATTGCGACTCATGTGGTCACCGGACTAATGAGGTCAAGAGCGGTAGTGGAATTGAACCCGAAGGTGTGAGAATAGAAATCTTAGTAAATGGTAAAGATGATTTTGGTCGTGACGTTTTAAAGTCAGATACCTGTTCCATGGAAATACCAGAGCTTGATTTAGAAGTTGGTCCAGCAGCGTTGGGGGGACGTTTTACTACGGTCGAAGGAATTATTGCTGCGACCAGAGAACAATTGTCATGCGGGTCGGCATTTGGCGATAGTAAAGATTCCGAGGCTGTTAAGCGAATGGATGATTTTATTGCTGAATTAGATAAGGTGTTGAATGGTGAACGTAAGGTTACTATCATTCTTGATGATCCTGCAGGGAATAGTTATATTCAGAGTCTTGCTGATGTTGGTTGTGATGAGagacttaaaattgaaaagtataCCAGGAATGAGGAACAAAATGAGGAGCTGGGATTAAATGACATGAAGGTCGAGAATTATTGATACTTTAGTTAAACAgactgatttattttttttaaattaatttttaacagtaaaaatatattttttaaaattgcaaattAGTCGTCATCTTCATGTctgtaaaaaatgaataaaataaccatcaatatatataattataccaattaattaatttagatttctTACATTATTGGAATAGCGTCGAGTTTTTTTAGTTGAGGAAGTTTTCGTATCACCTGTGATCTCCAAGATTCAACTTCAAGGTTTTCATTTATAGGATTGTTTGCAAATACTAATTCTTCAAGATTAGATAAATCTTGAAGCCGATTGAATTCGTTCCAATcttttactaaattattacCCATATACAAAACTTTTAACGCTCTTAATACATGAACGCCTTttagtttttcaattaaattatatgagATCCACAACTCCTCCAAATGATCACCGATTGAATCTAATCCGGATAACGTCTTTATATTATTACGACTCAGTgacaaaacttttaaatttttcagtgaatcaaggtttgatattttttcaattatatttgtTGACAAAGACAGcatcctgaaaaaattttatttataatgacaAATTGTAgttttaataagtaaaaaattgtgtaactgactcaagattttttaataatgacaaATGGTGATCCATCTTTTCAATAGGAGGCCACTGAAATGACAAGAGAACTTCTTTTTCAACACTCGCTTTTTTCCCGGTTTCATTTTCCCACTTTTCTATCGCTTCTTTGCAAGAAGTTGATTTTGCctaaaaatattcaagttTATAAAAGTTTACTTTAAGTTTAGGTAGCCAATAAAACAGTAAGTTACCATTTTCACACGCTACTGAAATtgataaatcaataaatttgtaattgcTGAAATTATCTACCTATTAATGATCTAACATTCATTTGTTATCAAACTATTGCATTCAATGTTTTGATATAGTTTCCAAGAGCAACACCTGCTAATTATCTCGCTGCtcttaaaacaatttttaattcttcttataaaaaatcttacaagtcaattattatatatatttttttagttattttaacaatttttcttatttatctAAAGTATTTCTGTGCTTTAAagttaaaatgaatttaaaatcaaGTATATTTCCCGCCATTAGCAATCGATACTCGAATGAATTAACTTTGTATGCAAATCGATATCTCTCAAAGCGCAACaagtctaaataaaaatatttttacaagaaTTTAAGATTACTAcactaatattaataaaaaaaatatttaatgagtattttaagaaaaatattacagtaaaaaaaaaacaaaaatttatttattattaattttttttcatggttaaagatattcataatttatgaTGAATGATATGTAAAGACCAgtgta
This genomic interval from Cotesia glomerata isolate CgM1 linkage group LG1, MPM_Cglom_v2.3, whole genome shotgun sequence contains the following:
- the LOC123275332 gene encoding dynein axonemal light chain 1-like, which codes for MAKSTSCKEAIEKWENETGKKASVEKEVLLSFQWPPIEKMDHHLSLLKNLEMLSLSTNIIEKISNLDSLKNLKVLSLSRNNIKTLSGLDSIGDHLEELWISYNLIEKLKGVHVLRALKVLYMGNNLVKDWNEFNRLQDLSNLEELVFANNPINENLEVESWRSQVIRKLPQLKKLDAIPIIHEDDD
- the LOC123275330 gene encoding zinc finger protein ZPR1; amino-acid sequence: MSEEDKKIDDSKQPIFLNLSADNPETVVTESLCGNCLKNGETRMLLTKIPHYKEVVLMSFNCPHCGNENNEIQKSGIISDKGIKIKLTITTEKDLNRQVVKSDYTSIKIPKLDFEIPAKSQKGEITTVEGIIDRSIEGLEQDQPRRREENPEIAIDIDLFLAKLRGLKVIDEPFDIIFEDISGEVYVENPNAPHPDRNCKISHFVRSQAQDNLLGIYSEYNNELLKPVGKDEFTYEDMQNEVLQFPTNCPECSCPCSTNMKVTKIPHFKEVVIMATNCDSCGHRTNEVKSGSGIEPEGVRIEILVNGKDDFGRDVLKSDTCSMEIPELDLEVGPAALGGRFTTVEGIIAATREQLSCGSAFGDSKDSEAVKRMDDFIAELDKVLNGERKVTIILDDPAGNSYIQSLADVGCDERLKIEKYTRNEEQNEELGLNDMKVENY